One genomic window of Quercus robur chromosome 6, dhQueRobu3.1, whole genome shotgun sequence includes the following:
- the LOC126733096 gene encoding bZIP transcription factor 11-like, with amino-acid sequence MASSSGASTGSEGDDLQQVMDQRKRKRMLSNRESARRSRVRKQKHVDDLMAQVCQLTNENSQIHTTMNITLQHYMNIEAENSVLRAQMAELSHRLESLSGIINYINSTTGLFESTDQQGTQTHDDNSFMNPWSSNIYVNQPIMASADMFM; translated from the coding sequence ATGGCTTCTTCTAGTGGAGCTTCTACAGGGTCTGAAGGCGATGATCTCCAGCAAGTTATGGATCAAAGAAAGCGGAAGAGAATGCTTTCAAATCGTGAATCGGCACGTCGATCAAGGGTGCGCAAACAGAAGCACGTGGATGATCTGATGGCCCAAGTGTGTCAGCTCACAAACGAGAACAGCCAAATCCACACTACCATGAACATCACCCTCCAGCACTACATGAACATTGAGGCTGAGAACTCAGTTCTCAGAGCTCAGATGGCTGAGCTCAGCCACAGATTAGAGTCTCTCAGTGGGATCATCAATTACATAAACTCAACAACTGGTCTTTTTGAGAGTACAGATCAACAGGGCACTCAGACCCATGATGATAATAGCTTCATGAACCCATGGAGTTCTAATATCTATGTGAACCAGCCCATAATGGCCTCTGCAGACATGTTTATGTAA